In Barnesiella propionica, the genomic window CTTTGTGTACCTCCCTGATATATCAGGGCAAGATCCCTGATCTGGTTGGTTTTATATTTATTTTCTTCATAGTTCCGGGCCTCTGTTTTGTGGAGGGGTGCTAAAACAGCCAACCCCCCTATAATAAGCATTACTATCTTTTTCATATTAGGTGTTTTTATTTTAAACGTTATTTTATTCAGGTATAGAGATCATTACTATCGTACAATTACTTTTTGGGCTTTTCCATCTGCGACGACCATATAGATCCCCGGAGAACATTTTACTCTTCTGGTATTCTCACTGACTGCGATCCCGTTCAAAGTAAAAACTTTTATAGATTTGACGGCTCCTGATACGTATAACTCTCCGAACCCGCCGATTACGGTGATATTGTTTGTTGTATTGATTGTTTCATTGTCTGTGTGCCGTTTCCGTCTTTCCAGTATATGATTCGCTATCTTATCGAGAATAAGAGTGTTCTCGATATATTCTGAATTATACATGTCGAGTATTGCTTTTGTACCGGAATAATAGGCTATGGCCGATTGTTCGAATACGCCGTATTTATCGAATGCGTCGATATAAGTCTCCAGTCTGGTATAATACGAATCTTCTTTTTCATATAATACGTTGGCATCGAACTCCATTTCCAATCCCATATCGAATTGTTTTGCGAGGTTGCATGCGTCACGTAAACGGGCGTCAATTACGGACGTATTAAAAAAGTGGTTGGGTTGTAAAAAAGCAATATCGAATCCCAATTCTTTCCATTCATACAATCCTGGGGCGTTCCAGTATGGAATCCAATAGAATCGTTTACCTAGTTGATGAATATATTCACTTATATATTTAGGCAGATCTCCACACTTGGCAGTACTCTCCTCCAGCCAGTAGAAGCCTACTAGTTCAAGATTGTTGTATGCACCTTCGGAAAACCGTTTCACGAGTTGGTCTATATACCATTTTGCCGCTTTTATCTGATCATTTCTGGATGTGAAATTTAATGTCTCTCCGTCAAGACTGCCCCAATCGGTTTGGTCGGTAATAGGGGAGACTACCCCAAGCACGATTTTATGTTTGAATGACGGTTCTCCGATGATTGTTTTATAATGTTCAATACACGAATTTAATGCATCGAGAGATTTCTCTTTTTCAAATATCCTGTTGAGTAACCATTCCCAATCGCTTTTCCTGGCGTTTCGAGTACCGTATTTGTATCCGAATGCTATTTGCCAGTTGTCGGTAAATTCGAAAAAAAGAAAAGAATCGAAAAACCAGTCGGTACGTCCGTCTGCGAAAGTGTGTGTCACATAGGGACGCAGGTCGTCTTCCGTCCACTCCGGACGATGGGTTCCCCCCTGATAAATGAGGGCCATGTCAGATACGACATCTGTCGGATAAGCGGCAGTAGCAGCAACGGGACGAACAAAACAGATACCAATTATGGCAATGAACGATATATATATTTTTTTAATTCTTATAATGCGCATTATTCTTATTGATTAATTATTGTTTTCAACAGAGGTAACATGACTTTCACATATTGTTTAAATCCGCAATCCGTGAAATGAATCCCATCTACGGTGAACTCTTCGTCTTCAGGTGTTAAAGATGTTCCCTTTACTAAGTAAATATTTTTAAGTCCTTTTTTCTTTAACAAAGAAAATATCTTGTTTATAGCATCATTTTTTTCCTGTATCTCCCGTGCTATTTTATTGTCGAAAACAGAATGAGTAAAAATAGGATCCTCGACAAATATTAAAGGGACATCAGGATGTGCGGTTCTTAATATTTGTACGAATTTTTCAGTCTTTTCCACAATTTGTTCGGGAGAAGCGTTAGGAACATAATCCAGTATGTAGGCAGAAGCATCCACCTCCGCCATCATTTTTGCGACTTCATAATCTATGAAAGCGTTTCCACTGAATCCCAGGTTAATAGTTTCTATCTCCAAAACCCTTCCGATGATATTTGTAGCAGCCATTCCGGGACGCGATGCACATGCGCCCTGCATGATGCTGCTTCCATAAAATACGACAGGTTTTTTACCGGCAGGTGACGGAAGCTCCGGTTGCTCTATATAAGATAGGGGATCGATCCCGATTTGCAACGACGCAACGCCATCGTATAGCGGAAGATAAAGCATATATTCCCGGTCGACAGGATTCATGCCGTTTATTATTTTCCATGTGTTTATTTTATTATCGGAGGGCTGTGCACTGTTTACAAATTTCCATTTACCATCCGTATAACAATAAAGGTCGAGTCCTCTGACTCCGACAGGAGCCATGTGATTCATGTGATTATTAAATTTGTTTTCCCATTTTACCGAAATAATGGAAGAGTTGGAACGAAAACGCACGGCAATGCCGGCTGAATTTTGTCCCAGATTCCATACAGCTTTTCTGGTAGATGATTTTAGAAAATCGGGAATACGGGAAAATTCAGGTGCGGAATCATTATATATTTTTCCGATAATACGGAATTGTGATGCTTCGACGTATTTTAGCGAATCGCTTCCGGGTGTTTCAGGTATGTGCAATTTATTTCCTGAAGCGTTGAAAACAGATAATAATATTATTAATATGATCTCGATGCGTTTCATGAAACTATTATTTTGTCGAAAGTGTCATAATATTTACTTTTTCCACCGGTTTTAGTACATCGTTTACTTTCCAGCATTTGTCTTTTTTGATACTGAGAGGGATAGTTGCTTTGAAATCCCGGCTTGATGATCCGAAAAAGAGCATATATTTCCCTTTTGATGTATACCATGCCGAGTTATTCTCGTCGAATGAAGCTAAGTCGTAATCTGTAAATTGGAGTTCTATTATTTGACTTTCTCCTGGTTTCAACTCTCTTGTTTTTCCAAAGGCTTTTAGTTCCGCACTGGGTTTTGTGACCGGGGATGCAGGTGCGGAAATATATAATTGTACTACCTCTTTTCCCGATGTGTTGCCGGAGTTGGTTATTTTTATGGTTGCGACCCATTTGTCATTCTTTCTTTCGATTTTTGGCTGGCTGAAAGAAAATTGAGTATAAGACAATCCGTAGCCGAAAGGATATGCGATATCTACGTTTGCTGTATTGAAATACCGGTAACCTATCCAGATGTCCTCTTCATAATTTGTATAGTCGAAATCTTTTCCACTTTTGGTTTGTCCTACTATGGGGAAGTTTCTGGATGAAGGAATATCAGAGTAATCTACAGGGAAAGTCATAGGAAGTTTCCCGGAGGGATTGACTTTTCCACTGATTGCATCGGCTATAGCGTTCCCGCATTCCTGTCCCGGGAACCATGCCAGTAAAATGGCATCCGGTTTATCTTTCCAGGAGTTCATTTCCATTACCCCGCAGACATTCATTACTACGGCAACTTTCTTTCCGAGGGAATGGAAACGGTCTATTACTTGTTCAATCATGAATTTTTCTGCTGAAGCAAGATAGAAATCTCCTTCAAGCCGTCTGTCCGATTCTTCACCTGAGCCCCTTCCGATGACTATCAGGGCAATATCGGAATTTCTGGCCTCCTGCTCAATTATGCTTTCTGCTTTTGACAGATTCATTTCAGGAATGACAGTCCCGTTATATGAAAGTTTTTCCCAGTCCGTACATTCAGGGTGTTTGTCCAGAAAATCGTTCTGGAATTCTACATATTTCGTATAAAGTCTTTTTAATCTGCCGTTGAGTTGATAACCCGCATTCTCGAGTCCGGTCGATATGTCTATTATATGCGCTTTATTTACATTTGATGATCCCGTTCCTCCGGCGATGGACTTGTAGGCTGTAGCACCGAATAGTGCTATCTTGGTGTTTTGAGATACAGGCAGGAAAGAACTGTCGTTTTTTAATAATACCATTCCTTCGGCAGCTATATGACGGGCCAGTTCCGCATTTTTTTGGAGATCGGGAGCCTGATTATATTTCCAGCCGTTATAGGAAACGGATTTGAGAATAAGTTCCAATAAGTTTTTCACACTATTATCTAAAATCGCTTGACTGATGCGTCCATCTTTAACGCCTTTGATAATTTCGTCTATCTGGGATTGTTCCCCCGGCATCATAAGGTCTGTTCCTCCGTTCAGCTGATCGGCTGTATTCCGTTTTTTGTACCAGTCGGTCATTACCAGTCCTTTATATCCCCATTCATCACGAAGTATAGTTTTGAGCAGTTCAGGATTCGCTTGAGTATATTTGCCTCCAATTTTGTTATAAGAACCCATAACGGTCCATGGATCGGAGTTTTTAATGCATATTTCAAATCCTTTGAGATAGATTTCC contains:
- a CDS encoding DUF4855 domain-containing protein, yielding MRIIRIKKIYISFIAIIGICFVRPVAATAAYPTDVVSDMALIYQGGTHRPEWTEDDLRPYVTHTFADGRTDWFFDSFLFFEFTDNWQIAFGYKYGTRNARKSDWEWLLNRIFEKEKSLDALNSCIEHYKTIIGEPSFKHKIVLGVVSPITDQTDWGSLDGETLNFTSRNDQIKAAKWYIDQLVKRFSEGAYNNLELVGFYWLEESTAKCGDLPKYISEYIHQLGKRFYWIPYWNAPGLYEWKELGFDIAFLQPNHFFNTSVIDARLRDACNLAKQFDMGLEMEFDANVLYEKEDSYYTRLETYIDAFDKYGVFEQSAIAYYSGTKAILDMYNSEYIENTLILDKIANHILERRKRHTDNETINTTNNITVIGGFGELYVSGAVKSIKVFTLNGIAVSENTRRVKCSPGIYMVVADGKAQKVIVR
- a CDS encoding SGNH/GDSL hydrolase family protein, which translates into the protein MKRIEIILIILLSVFNASGNKLHIPETPGSDSLKYVEASQFRIIGKIYNDSAPEFSRIPDFLKSSTRKAVWNLGQNSAGIAVRFRSNSSIISVKWENKFNNHMNHMAPVGVRGLDLYCYTDGKWKFVNSAQPSDNKINTWKIINGMNPVDREYMLYLPLYDGVASLQIGIDPLSYIEQPELPSPAGKKPVVFYGSSIMQGACASRPGMAATNIIGRVLEIETINLGFSGNAFIDYEVAKMMAEVDASAYILDYVPNASPEQIVEKTEKFVQILRTAHPDVPLIFVEDPIFTHSVFDNKIAREIQEKNDAINKIFSLLKKKGLKNIYLVKGTSLTPEDEEFTVDGIHFTDCGFKQYVKVMLPLLKTIINQ
- a CDS encoding beta-glucosidase, which gives rise to MKKAIIPILYTFLFSVGNIFADNNLQLDNKNINDIISRLTLEQKARLLVGSQGCDTGISHIVPGAAGYTYSIDSLGIFSINLADGPVGVRITPESSNKQYTTYCTCFPSTTALAATWNKDIAFLEGSAIGDEANAYGVDIILTPGINIMRNPLCGRNFEYFSEDPYLSGIMGSAMIKGIQEKGIGTSLKHFVANNQQTGKLYNDARISQRALREIYLKGFEICIKNSDPWTVMGSYNKIGGKYTQANPELLKTILRDEWGYKGLVMTDWYKKRNTADQLNGGTDLMMPGEQSQIDEIIKGVKDGRISQAILDNSVKNLLELILKSVSYNGWKYNQAPDLQKNAELARHIAAEGMVLLKNDSSFLPVSQNTKIALFGATAYKSIAGGTGSSNVNKAHIIDISTGLENAGYQLNGRLKRLYTKYVEFQNDFLDKHPECTDWEKLSYNGTVIPEMNLSKAESIIEQEARNSDIALIVIGRGSGEESDRRLEGDFYLASAEKFMIEQVIDRFHSLGKKVAVVMNVCGVMEMNSWKDKPDAILLAWFPGQECGNAIADAISGKVNPSGKLPMTFPVDYSDIPSSRNFPIVGQTKSGKDFDYTNYEEDIWIGYRYFNTANVDIAYPFGYGLSYTQFSFSQPKIERKNDKWVATIKITNSGNTSGKEVVQLYISAPASPVTKPSAELKAFGKTRELKPGESQIIELQFTDYDLASFDENNSAWYTSKGKYMLFFGSSSRDFKATIPLSIKKDKCWKVNDVLKPVEKVNIMTLSTK